In Pedobacter sp. WC2423, the following are encoded in one genomic region:
- a CDS encoding transposase family protein, which translates to MSTEKLIFSTSEKFKVVSVDRIADLANIYVKSVQKKCFCPNCLEPSYGVHSYYTRKIKDLPAFGNRIIIYLRARKFYCREPECPVKVFTERFTDHFESFKRFTKRAEKLLLTTVVETGAKPSERLSIKMSIPVSDTTLLRWLKIQAIPILKVPIALGLDDWALKKCDRYGTVLINLENRRIIDLLPDRESSTVEKWLQENPGVEIISRDRYGKYR; encoded by the coding sequence ATGAGTACTGAAAAATTAATTTTCTCTACTTCAGAAAAGTTTAAAGTGGTTTCAGTAGATAGGATTGCAGATCTTGCTAATATTTATGTGAAAAGTGTACAGAAAAAATGTTTTTGTCCTAACTGTCTTGAACCTAGCTATGGTGTTCACAGTTACTATACCCGCAAGATAAAAGATTTACCCGCATTTGGGAATCGTATAATTATTTATTTAAGAGCCCGTAAATTTTATTGTAGAGAACCAGAATGCCCCGTCAAGGTATTTACAGAAAGGTTTACTGATCATTTTGAATCCTTCAAACGGTTTACCAAACGTGCCGAAAAGCTACTGTTAACGACAGTGGTTGAAACAGGGGCAAAACCTTCCGAGCGGTTATCGATAAAAATGTCAATACCAGTCAGTGATACAACGTTACTGCGATGGTTGAAGATACAGGCAATACCCATATTAAAAGTTCCTATTGCGTTGGGATTAGACGACTGGGCCTTAAAAAAATGCGATCGGTACGGAACCGTTCTTATAAATCTTGAGAATAGAAGAATTATTGATTTGCTTCCTGACAGAGAATCCAGTACGGTAGAGAAATGGCTCCAGGAGAATCCAGGTGTAGAAATCATTAGTAGAGACCGATATGGTAAATATCGGTAG
- a CDS encoding fibronectin type III domain-containing protein has translation MSQAPGAPLIGVATAGNVSVSVTFTKPTTIGGSEITGYTVISSPVRISAWGTSSPVVITGLTNGKAYSFTVTASNDSGQGSTSAVSNSVTPIANNVGSDDNYGWSKRIIFIVGGGPSLIANTVYQDVAIDKSTNNVLIEKADKLRTNLSLGILTHHLCLI, from the coding sequence TTGTCACAAGCGCCGGGTGCTCCATTAATCGGTGTTGCAACTGCTGGAAACGTCAGCGTCTCAGTAACTTTTACAAAGCCAACCACCATCGGCGGCTCTGAAATTACGGGATACACAGTCATATCCTCGCCGGTTAGAATTTCTGCATGGGGAACTTCCTCTCCGGTTGTAATAACCGGTCTTACTAACGGCAAAGCCTATAGCTTTACAGTTACGGCAAGCAACGATAGTGGACAAGGCTCGACTTCAGCAGTCTCTAACAGCGTCACACCAATCGCCAATAATGTTGGTTCAGATGACAACTATGGATGGTCAAAGCGTATCATTTTCATTGTTGGAGGCGGGCCATCGTTGATTGCTAACACCGTTTATCAGGATGTAGCTATCGATAAATCCACCAATAACGTCCTTATCGAAAAGGCAGATAAATTGCGTACCAATCTAAGTCTAGGAATCCTTACACACCATTTGTGTCTGATATAA
- a CDS encoding MAC/perforin domain-containing protein translates to MKPENHSSSIPEFMKDMEVVSERTGTGKIILSSKELSSGRSALTTPLSIPQPLQPEYYLGRSYRGDGSIIVDPINVSFKVIDIERLLQEHPDYYTPLNLDVVTATSSSFASFDRYEHKTNSNKTISGGFSVNLGLFSFGAKNKWTTIFTSSVVNETNAVFGELNVEVKGSSYSLLSSENAQRTIMENYLSPDFLSEVNNSSRGEFVRNYGAFVLARYYTGGKATAMYTGTDNKTTTNETKEKGMDGSINGSFGFNIKKGVDGKVGGDFGFANGSGGSTGEQHNITQLRLSIQTIGGTKGLGAFTVPKRIEDININLGDWVMSLNDHSKYNLIGINEGGLNPISDFVMEENFKKSIYLYLKNPETLKYQTKLVEPLIWIRPTYPPGGGAGTVYSMFLFTRFGEFINITPSDMLQTRFDFPSELYNSYVARKKPFFDLTYYAGGDYFIPDSDGIPVFSLTGIEENTMRKFHHDKTNTTYLLYSGGGKKYAFSIHDDYVLDTYGIRAWVNAMPTTNFSFVQLQSYTIIGL, encoded by the coding sequence ATGAAACCAGAGAACCATTCTAGTTCAATTCCTGAATTTATGAAAGACATGGAGGTGGTATCTGAGCGTACTGGCACCGGAAAGATTATCCTGAGCTCTAAAGAATTAAGTTCCGGTAGATCAGCATTGACTACTCCTCTTTCAATTCCACAACCTTTACAGCCAGAATATTACTTGGGCAGATCTTATCGTGGAGACGGAAGTATTATAGTAGATCCGATAAACGTAAGTTTTAAGGTAATAGATATTGAACGATTGTTACAAGAACATCCGGATTATTACACCCCCTTAAACCTGGATGTTGTTACAGCGACAAGTTCATCTTTCGCTTCCTTTGATAGGTATGAGCACAAAACTAACTCAAATAAAACAATATCAGGTGGGTTCAGTGTTAATCTGGGGCTTTTTAGTTTTGGAGCAAAAAACAAATGGACAACTATATTTACATCATCAGTAGTTAATGAAACCAATGCAGTTTTTGGAGAATTGAATGTTGAAGTAAAAGGTTCATCTTATTCGCTATTGTCCTCAGAAAATGCACAAAGAACTATCATGGAGAATTATCTGAGTCCAGACTTCCTTAGTGAAGTTAATAACAGCTCAAGAGGTGAATTCGTTCGTAACTACGGAGCTTTTGTACTTGCAAGATATTATACAGGTGGGAAAGCAACTGCAATGTACACGGGAACTGATAATAAAACTACAACAAACGAGACTAAAGAGAAAGGAATGGATGGATCTATTAACGGCTCTTTTGGATTTAACATAAAAAAAGGTGTTGATGGAAAGGTTGGTGGCGACTTTGGTTTTGCAAATGGAAGTGGAGGATCCACGGGTGAGCAACATAACATTACGCAATTGAGGTTGTCAATTCAGACAATCGGTGGAACTAAAGGATTAGGAGCATTCACCGTTCCTAAAAGAATTGAAGATATTAATATCAATTTAGGTGATTGGGTGATGTCACTAAATGACCACTCGAAGTATAATTTGATTGGAATAAACGAAGGTGGTTTAAATCCTATCAGCGATTTTGTAATGGAAGAAAATTTCAAGAAATCAATTTATCTATATCTTAAAAATCCTGAAACTTTAAAATATCAAACAAAACTTGTAGAGCCGCTGATATGGATAAGACCTACATACCCTCCTGGTGGTGGAGCTGGTACAGTATATTCAATGTTTCTATTTACCAGATTTGGTGAGTTTATCAACATCACTCCAAGTGACATGCTTCAAACCCGATTCGATTTTCCATCTGAGCTTTATAATTCATATGTCGCCAGGAAGAAGCCCTTCTTCGACTTAACTTACTATGCAGGCGGGGATTATTTTATACCTGATTCTGATGGTATACCAGTGTTTTCTTTGACTGGAATAGAGGAGAATACAATGCGTAAATTTCATCATGATAAGACAAATACAACTTATCTTTTATACTCCGGAGGTGGAAAGAAATATGCATTTTCTATCCACGATGATTATGTATTAGATACGTACGGCATACGCGCTTGGGTCAATGCGATGCCAACAACGAACTTTTCATTTGTACAACTTCAGAGTTACACTATAATAGGTTTATAA
- a CDS encoding DUF6615 family protein, whose amino-acid sequence MSIEHYLPSKKVLDNCSLFKAVAIDTWERIEFSRKTPGLRIMETTITQNIVYELRLLKDRFMHTGYSLFESRNEKANGHDILLRIIHNNHKVYTYALQAKIIYHNLGDHKKGTHLDDGTYPQLKHMVAKGKVNEKAQVDVLLEYARDEGYIPMYLLYNYIKRKYRGIDRNSGCTVIGAQFIKDKYFNNTTKDLSDKVKFSNLHPHLAFPLSKLICTMAGEDDKTILEAVGLPPDYSLTLGDPYYLRTDKEWFDIEDSGKIMELILPEPKLNIASSINNVIDVSSEGFNPKFMILVDQQGNSFG is encoded by the coding sequence ATGAGCATTGAACATTATCTGCCCTCCAAGAAAGTTCTTGATAACTGTAGTTTATTTAAAGCTGTAGCTATTGATACATGGGAAAGGATTGAATTTTCCCGCAAAACACCTGGTCTTAGGATAATGGAAACTACCATTACGCAAAATATAGTTTATGAACTAAGATTATTGAAAGACCGATTTATGCATACTGGTTATAGTCTTTTTGAATCAAGGAATGAAAAAGCAAATGGACACGACATATTATTGCGAATCATACATAATAATCATAAAGTATATACCTACGCTCTCCAAGCTAAGATCATTTACCACAACCTAGGCGACCATAAAAAAGGAACTCATTTAGATGATGGTACCTATCCACAACTCAAGCATATGGTAGCAAAAGGTAAGGTAAACGAGAAAGCTCAAGTAGATGTACTACTCGAATATGCAAGAGACGAAGGATATATACCAATGTATCTTCTATATAACTACATTAAAAGGAAATACCGTGGGATAGACCGCAATAGCGGATGCACAGTGATTGGAGCCCAATTCATAAAAGATAAATATTTCAACAATACAACCAAGGATTTAAGTGACAAGGTTAAGTTTAGTAACCTACATCCTCACTTAGCTTTTCCGCTTTCAAAATTGATCTGCACAATGGCAGGCGAAGACGACAAAACGATCCTAGAAGCAGTGGGTTTACCACCCGATTATAGTTTAACATTAGGTGATCCATATTATCTTAGAACAGATAAGGAATGGTTTGATATCGAAGATTCAGGTAAGATCATGGAATTGATTCTTCCTGAGCCAAAATTGAATATAGCTTCCAGTATAAATAACGTAATAGATGTTTCATCTGAAGGGTTCAATCCAAAATTTATGATTCTTGTTGATCAGCAAGGCAATTCTTTTGGTTAA